The following coding sequences lie in one Heyndrickxia oleronia genomic window:
- a CDS encoding DinB family protein, with amino-acid sequence MERQKPNLLLRVKNLDQTVKFYSDVVGWYSDWKDVNKRIARLNLSNGEPIAIITEKKDLDCSPYLEKIFSEPLPKGKFYIVTKDIENLYLRLKKINQLKVELIIEEGFGQTLFITDPDGYILSLWEELFLPDNEILELYRNGIQMLEDSIRGLNEKDFDLVRAKGKWSIRQTIFHLIDSDITTLHKIKFALAESGRDYIRNPYDPNLWELGTNYRTRKVNKTIMLFRYLREHVLELCEEIPDALNRSVLVNGSSKEEVRNMIKMVAGHARGHIQQIWETRIVHKK; translated from the coding sequence ATGGAAAGACAGAAGCCTAATTTATTATTAAGAGTGAAAAATCTAGACCAGACAGTAAAGTTTTATTCTGATGTTGTTGGATGGTATAGTGATTGGAAAGATGTGAACAAACGGATTGCTAGATTAAATTTATCGAATGGTGAACCAATAGCCATTATCACAGAAAAAAAAGATTTAGACTGTTCTCCATATCTGGAAAAAATATTTTCTGAGCCTTTACCTAAAGGGAAGTTTTACATAGTAACAAAGGATATAGAGAATTTGTATCTTCGTTTAAAAAAGATTAACCAGCTAAAGGTTGAACTTATCATTGAAGAAGGATTTGGCCAGACGCTATTTATAACAGATCCAGATGGTTATATTCTTTCCCTTTGGGAGGAGCTTTTTCTACCAGATAATGAAATACTTGAATTATATAGAAATGGTATACAAATGTTAGAAGATTCGATTCGTGGTTTGAATGAAAAAGACTTTGATTTGGTTCGAGCAAAAGGGAAATGGTCCATTAGACAAACAATATTTCATTTGATTGATTCAGATATCACAACACTACATAAAATTAAATTTGCATTAGCAGAATCTGGACGTGATTATATTAGAAACCCATATGATCCTAATTTATGGGAGTTAGGAACGAATTATCGTACAAGAAAAGTTAATAAAACAATTATGTTATTTCGATATCTTAGGGAACATGTGCTGGAGCTCTGTGAAGAAATTCCAGATGCACTAAATAGGAGCGTTTTAGTAAATGGTAGTAGTAAAGAAGAAGTAAGAAATATGATAAAAATGGTTGCTGGGCATGCTCGTGGGCATATACAACAAATATGGGAAACAAGAATTGTTCATAAAAAATGA